TGGATTGAGTATGTTTATTGAGAAGGATGGAGAAGCTGTTCTGTTTGATACGGGTCAGACTGATGCTTTAATTCATAATGCAAAGCTGCTTGGGATAGATTTAAGCAAGATTGATAAGGTGATTTTATCGCATGGGCATTATGACCATGTTGGCGGATTGAAGTATCTGCTTGAGTTTACAAAACCTAAGGTTTATGCGCATCCTGAGATTTTTAGAAAGAGATACTCTCATCTCAGTGATGATAGGAATTTAAGGTATATAGGCATTGAAGATAGAGAGTTTTTTGAGAAGAAGGGTGCTGAGTTTATTTTATCTGAAGAACCAATCGAAGTGATAGATGGTGTATTTACGACTGGATTTGAGAAGATGAGAACGGATTTTGAAGAAGTTGATAAGAATTTTGTCTATGAGAAAGATGGTGAGTATGTGAAGGATGAAGTTGAAGATGATATGAGCGTTGTTATAAAGACAAGGCATGGTTTGTTTGTTCTGTTTGGATGTGCTCATCGTGGGATTATAAACATAATGCTTGATGCAGAAGAGAAGTTTAAGGATAAGGTGTTTGGATTTTTGGGTGGAACGCATTTAGGACCTGCATCAGAAAATCAGAGAAAAAAAACGATAGAAACTTTGAAAAAGATGGATCTTAGGGTTATGGGACCATCACACTGCACAGGGCTTCTTATGACTTCAAGGATGTACTGTGAGTTTGGCGATAGGGTTATATTTAACAATGTTGGAACCGTTACAATTATAGAGTGAGGTGAGATAATGCAGAGTATCAATTTTAATGGAGAGAGAGTCTATCCGAGTAAGGTTGTCTGCATAGCAAGAAACTATGTTGAGCATATAAAGGAGTTAAAAAACGAACCACCGGAGAATATAACGCTGTTTATAAAGCCAAATAGCTCGATTACAAATGAACTTGTTTTGCCTTCCTTTGGCAATTGTCATTATGAAGGTGAGATAGCCTTTGTTATTAAGGATGATAGGTTTGTTGGCGTTGGCTTTGGTCTTGATTTGACTTTAAGGGATATTCAGGGAAAACTGAAGGAGAAAGGTTTGCCCTGGGAGAAGGCAAAAGCATTTGATAAAGCTGCTGTTTTTGGTGATTTTGTTGAGTTTGGTGGTGATTTGTCTGATTTGAGTCTTGAGCTTTATATAAATGGCGAATTGAAACAAAAAGGTGGATATGATTTGATGATTTATAAGCCAGAGCAGGTGTTTGAAGAAGCAAGAAAATACTTTACATTTTACGATTATGACCTGCTTATGACGGGTACACCTAAGGGTGTTGGACCTTTTAGTAAAGGCGATGAGTTTGTTGGCAGGATTTTGTATAAGGGGGATGTTTTGGTTGAGAATAAATGGATAGCAAAATGAAAGACAAGAACCTTTACTTAAGTATAGGAGCCTTTTGGGTTTTGGTTTTTATTGTGTTTTTTGCTTCAGGATTCTATAGATATCATCAGTTTCAAAAATGGAAAGAGCATTCGTCTGTCTATTTTGTTGATAACTATCCAGCTATGACGACGCTTGATGCCTATTATTGGCTTAGGTATGCGAAGGAGTATAAAAATGGAACATACTATAAGGATGGCAAAGACAAACTTAGAGCTTATCCTGAAGGCACTGACAAACCAAAGCCTGTTCCTTTGATTAGCTTTATTATTGTCTGGATTTCAAAGATATTTGATAGCTCTATATATGTGAGCGGATTGATAATTATACCGCTGTTTGCGAGTTTGTTTATTATTCCTTTGGCTTTATATGGGTGGGAGATTGACACTCCAATTGCTGGTATTGTTGGTGGTTTTGTTGGTGCCTTTTCTTGGATGTATGCGATAAGAACCGCTATGGGTAGGGTTGATACAGATTTGCTTCAGTTGTTTTTCCTGTTTTCTGGCTCTCTGCTTCTGCTAAAAGTATCAAAAACACAGAATGAAAAGAGAAGGTATATTTACTCTGCTTTACTGGGTTTAAACTTTTTTCTATTTGGTTGGTGGTATGCACATTTTGGTATAGATTTGGTTTATCTTGTTGTCATGGTTTTCATGTTGGCTGTCAGACGAATAGGTTTAAAACAATCCGTTGTTTCTGTTATTCTGTTTATCCTATTCGCCAATCCTGTTTGGGTTTTTCACTCTCTTGGTGGTTTGTTTGATTTCGTATCGAGCTATGGTGAAGTTAAAACAGTTGGTAACGGTAATTTCCCGAATATACTTAAAACTATAACAGAAGCAGAACATATATCGGCTGCTAAGGTGTTATCATTTATTTTATCTTTTAAGGCTTTGAATGTTTTAGGTTTATTGTTTACTTTAGTTTTTCTTTTTAGTCTTAAGCTTGATGCTGTGCCGATTCTGCCTGTTTTTCTATTGGGCTTACTTGTTTTTAAAAGCTCAAATAGGCTTGTTATGTTTCTTGCACCGTTTATTGGTATAGGACTGGGTTTTGCAATGGATTTAACACTAAAAAGGGTGTTCAAAGAGTCAAAATTTGACTTGAAAGCAAAAAGTTCTATTGCGAGTTTTGCAGTTTTGCTTCTCATTGGTGCAATAGGTGGATTTACTGCTTATAAGTTTGTGCCAAGTCCATCTATTGCTGCTCCTATTGTTAAGTCTTTTGTCGATATAAAACATAGATTTGATAAAGGAGTTATATTTAGCTGGTGGGATTATGGGTATGCTATTGAAGATATTGATGGTTTTGCAACATACCACGATGGTGGTGTACATGGCGGTGCCAGAACCTATCTTGTTGCCAAAGCTCTAATAGGTGATAACCAGACACTAATGCACAATATAATCGCATTTATGGATGCAAATGGTGTCAAACCTATAACTGATGCTATAAAAGATAACAAAAGCGCATCTTATGCTGTGAAATTGGCTTTTAATTACGATAAGCCCATAAAGGATAAAGATAATTATGTTCTGTTTACTCAGGATATGATAGGCAAATATTATGCCATAAGCTATCTTGGAAGTTGGGATTTTGAAAAGAAGAGGTCTTACCCTGATGGTTTCTATGTGATAAATAGCTGTTATGGATATAAGAATGGTGTGTTTTTATGTAGACAGGGTAATATAGATTTGAAAAGCGGTGCTGTTGGTAATTTGAAGATAAAAAGATGGATTTGGGTTGTTGATGGTGTTGTAAAGCAGGAGAAAATTATGAGCCCTGAAGGTGTGAATGTTGAGATTTGTTTTGTGAAGAATAGAGAAGCTAATAAAATGGATTTTGTATTTGCCCTTGTTTGTGATGATAAGGTGTTTAGAAGTAATTTTAATAAGATGTTTATTCTGGGTGAGTATAATCATAAGTTATTTGAGGAGGTTTACAACAACTTTCCTTTTGCCCGTTTGTTTAGAGTGAAATAGTGCTTGTAAAAAGAGAGTGTTTTGTATATAAAATTTAGACCACGCACATCCCTTTAGAAAGGATGCCCTAAAAGGGTGCAAGGGATGGTGGTAATAAATCCTTTTAGTGGAGGTTTGAGAGTATGTCTTATGTTACGATGAAAGAGCTGCTTGAGGCGGGTGTGCATTTTGGCCATCAGACCAAGCGCTGGAATCCTAAGATGAAGCCGTTTATCTTTGCGGCAAGGAAAGACATTCACATCATTGATTTGCAGAAGACTATCGTTTATTTCGACAAGGCTTATGAGTTTTTGGAAGATGAAGCCGCAAAAGGCAAGACGGTGCTATTTGTCTGCACAAAGAAACAGGGTAAGGAAGATGTAAAGGAAGCGGCAGAGTCCTGCGGTATGCCCTATGTAAATGAGAAGTGGCTTGGTGGTCTTTTGACAAATTTTGCAACAATCCAGAAGAGCATTCAGAAGCTTGAAAGATTGGAAGAGATGGAAGAGACAGGCGAGATAGAAGCATATACCAAAAAAGAGCAGAAAATTTTGAGAAAAAGAAAAGAGAAGCTTCAAAAGTATCTAAGTGGCATTAGGGATATGAAGAATTTACCCGATATCTTGCTTGTTATTGATGTAAAAAGGGAAGAGCTTGCCGTAAAAGAAGCCAATAAGCTTGGCATTCCTATAGTTGCTTTAGTTGATACAAACTGTGATCCTGATCCGATTGATTATGTGATACCAGGCAATGATGATGCTATAAGGTCTATAAAACTGATTGTCTCAAGACTTGCTGAAGCAATAAAGAGCGGTAAAGCAAGATACGAAAAAGAGCTTGAATTAAAACAGGAAGAAGAGGCATTTGAAGAAGGCAGGGAAGAAAAATTAGAAGCAGAAGAGGAGGAAGAGTAATAATGGCACAGATTACAGCTGCAATGGTTAAGGAGCTGCGCGAGAGAACAGGCGCAGGTATGATGGCATGCAAAAAGGCACTTCAAGAGACAGATGGAGATATAGAAAAGGCTATAGATAAACTCAGAGAGATGGGACTTGCATCTGCCGCAAAGAAAGCAGGAAGAGAAGCAAACGAAGGCAAAATTACAAGCTATATACACGCTGGCGGCAAGATTGGTGTTTTGGTTGAAGTTAACTGCGAGACAGACTTTGTTGCGAATACAGACGATTTCAATCAGCTTTGCAAGGATATAGCTATGCATATAGCTGCTGCTGCTCCTCTGTATGTAAAAAGGGAAGATATACCAGAAGAAGAGCTGAACAAAGAGAAAGAGATAATGAAGGAGCAGCTAAGACAGCAGGGAAAACCTGAAAACATTCTTGATAAGATTGTTGAAGGTAAGATTGAAAAGTATTACGAAGAAGTATGTCTTCTTGAGCAGCCGTTTATAAAGGATTCTGAAGTTAAGATTAAAGATTTAATTCAGAATGCTATAGCAAAGCTGGGTGAGAACATAGTTGTTAGGAGATTTGCAAGATTCAAGATAGGTGAATAATCGATGAGCGAAAAACCTGTGTTTAAAAGGATTCTGTTGAAATTAAGCGGGGAAGCCCTGATGGGCTCCCTTTCTTATGGTATATGCGAAGAGACGATAAAAGAGATTGCCCAGCAGATAAAGGATGTAAGGGAGTTGGGCGTTGATGTTTGCACTGTTATAGGTGGTGGCAATATTTTCAGGGGCGTTAAGGGTGCAGCTATGGGTATGGATAGGGCAAGCGCTGATTATATGGGTATGCTTGCCACGGTTATAAATGGTCTTGCGCTTCAAGATGCACTTGAGAAGATGGGCGTGCAGACGCGTGTTATATCTGCTATCGAGATGAGAGAGATAGCTGAGCCTTATATAAGAAGAAGAGCACTAAGGCATCTGGAAAAGGGCAGAGTTATAATATTTGTTGCGGGAACAGGTAATCCTTATTTTACAACGGATACTGCTGCATCCTTAAGGGCCATGGAGATGGGTGCTGATGTTATACTGAAGGCGACAAAGGTTGATGGGGTTTATGATAAAGACCCAATGGTATATGCTGATGCAAAACGCATAAAAACCATCACATATATTGAAGTGTTGGATAGAAATTTGCGTGTTATGGACTCCACGGCTATATCGATGTGTATGGAAAACCAGATGCCTATAATTGTTTTCTCTATAAAAGAGTATGGTGCTTTAAAAAGGATTGTGCTTGGTGAGAACATAGGCACACTGGTTAAGTAAAAGAAGGAGGTGAAAACCATGGAGGCAGACGGCTTAGATAAAGTTCTCAAAGAGATGGAAGATAGCATGAAAAAAACCATATCGTCTTATAAAAAGTATTTGACGACTGTTAAAACGGGAAGGGCTCATGTCTCTATGTTTGAGAGTATTAAAGTTGAAGCATACGGCCAGCAGATGGCTATAAAGCAGCTTGCAACAATCTCGACTCCGGATGCGACAACAGTTGTCATTCAGCCGTGGGATGCATCTGTTATAAAGGAGATAGAGAAAGCGATTTTAAAAGCAAATATTGGTTTTACGCCGCAAAACGACGGTAAGACAATCAAGATAAACATACCACCTATGACAGAAGAAGACAGGAAGAAGGTTGTTAAGCTTTTAAAACAGGAGACAGAGAATTAC
This genomic stretch from Hippea alviniae EP5-r harbors:
- a CDS encoding MBL fold metallo-hydrolase, yielding MIKITTVVENTATKARFRAEHGLSMFIEKDGEAVLFDTGQTDALIHNAKLLGIDLSKIDKVILSHGHYDHVGGLKYLLEFTKPKVYAHPEIFRKRYSHLSDDRNLRYIGIEDREFFEKKGAEFILSEEPIEVIDGVFTTGFEKMRTDFEEVDKNFVYEKDGEYVKDEVEDDMSVVIKTRHGLFVLFGCAHRGIINIMLDAEEKFKDKVFGFLGGTHLGPASENQRKKTIETLKKMDLRVMGPSHCTGLLMTSRMYCEFGDRVIFNNVGTVTIIE
- a CDS encoding fumarylacetoacetate hydrolase family protein yields the protein MQSINFNGERVYPSKVVCIARNYVEHIKELKNEPPENITLFIKPNSSITNELVLPSFGNCHYEGEIAFVIKDDRFVGVGFGLDLTLRDIQGKLKEKGLPWEKAKAFDKAAVFGDFVEFGGDLSDLSLELYINGELKQKGGYDLMIYKPEQVFEEARKYFTFYDYDLLMTGTPKGVGPFSKGDEFVGRILYKGDVLVENKWIAK
- a CDS encoding STT3 domain-containing protein, producing the protein MKDKNLYLSIGAFWVLVFIVFFASGFYRYHQFQKWKEHSSVYFVDNYPAMTTLDAYYWLRYAKEYKNGTYYKDGKDKLRAYPEGTDKPKPVPLISFIIVWISKIFDSSIYVSGLIIIPLFASLFIIPLALYGWEIDTPIAGIVGGFVGAFSWMYAIRTAMGRVDTDLLQLFFLFSGSLLLLKVSKTQNEKRRYIYSALLGLNFFLFGWWYAHFGIDLVYLVVMVFMLAVRRIGLKQSVVSVILFILFANPVWVFHSLGGLFDFVSSYGEVKTVGNGNFPNILKTITEAEHISAAKVLSFILSFKALNVLGLLFTLVFLFSLKLDAVPILPVFLLGLLVFKSSNRLVMFLAPFIGIGLGFAMDLTLKRVFKESKFDLKAKSSIASFAVLLLIGAIGGFTAYKFVPSPSIAAPIVKSFVDIKHRFDKGVIFSWWDYGYAIEDIDGFATYHDGGVHGGARTYLVAKALIGDNQTLMHNIIAFMDANGVKPITDAIKDNKSASYAVKLAFNYDKPIKDKDNYVLFTQDMIGKYYAISYLGSWDFEKKRSYPDGFYVINSCYGYKNGVFLCRQGNIDLKSGAVGNLKIKRWIWVVDGVVKQEKIMSPEGVNVEICFVKNREANKMDFVFALVCDDKVFRSNFNKMFILGEYNHKLFEEVYNNFPFARLFRVK
- the rpsB gene encoding 30S ribosomal protein S2 — its product is MSYVTMKELLEAGVHFGHQTKRWNPKMKPFIFAARKDIHIIDLQKTIVYFDKAYEFLEDEAAKGKTVLFVCTKKQGKEDVKEAAESCGMPYVNEKWLGGLLTNFATIQKSIQKLERLEEMEETGEIEAYTKKEQKILRKRKEKLQKYLSGIRDMKNLPDILLVIDVKREELAVKEANKLGIPIVALVDTNCDPDPIDYVIPGNDDAIRSIKLIVSRLAEAIKSGKARYEKELELKQEEEAFEEGREEKLEAEEEEE
- the tsf gene encoding translation elongation factor Ts gives rise to the protein MAQITAAMVKELRERTGAGMMACKKALQETDGDIEKAIDKLREMGLASAAKKAGREANEGKITSYIHAGGKIGVLVEVNCETDFVANTDDFNQLCKDIAMHIAAAAPLYVKREDIPEEELNKEKEIMKEQLRQQGKPENILDKIVEGKIEKYYEEVCLLEQPFIKDSEVKIKDLIQNAIAKLGENIVVRRFARFKIGE
- the pyrH gene encoding UMP kinase, giving the protein MSEKPVFKRILLKLSGEALMGSLSYGICEETIKEIAQQIKDVRELGVDVCTVIGGGNIFRGVKGAAMGMDRASADYMGMLATVINGLALQDALEKMGVQTRVISAIEMREIAEPYIRRRALRHLEKGRVIIFVAGTGNPYFTTDTAASLRAMEMGADVILKATKVDGVYDKDPMVYADAKRIKTITYIEVLDRNLRVMDSTAISMCMENQMPIIVFSIKEYGALKRIVLGENIGTLVK
- the frr gene encoding ribosome recycling factor, which produces MEADGLDKVLKEMEDSMKKTISSYKKYLTTVKTGRAHVSMFESIKVEAYGQQMAIKQLATISTPDATTVVIQPWDASVIKEIEKAILKANIGFTPQNDGKTIKINIPPMTEEDRKKVVKLLKQETENYKIALRNARKKALKVVKDLEKDKIISEDESKKAEKEVKKKLDDYSKKIEELLQEKEKEIINI